One Glycine max cultivar Williams 82 chromosome 4, Glycine_max_v4.0, whole genome shotgun sequence DNA segment encodes these proteins:
- the LOC100305509 gene encoding uncharacterized protein LOC100305509: MRTIPTTTTTPIAPAATTISPYSQHSTWHSPVPYLFGGLAAMLGLIAFALLILACSYWKLSGQLLNEENAERDLESVAGEKQGDSANKDSVKVYEEKILVIMAGDDKPTFLATPKASSVTRCVPNHFEENLENHVTSEKLEKNPVQQPTSPQPQETTQQQSLPRQ; this comes from the coding sequence ATGAGAACCATCCCCACCACAACAACAACTCCAATAGCACCCGCAGCCACCACCATAAGTCCTTATTCTCAGCACTCGACGTGGCACTCTCCGGTTCCGTATCTGTTTGGAGGACTGGCTGCGATGCTCGGTCTCATAGCCTTTGCTCTCTTGATCTTAGCCTGCTCCTACTGGAAACTTTCCGGCCAGTTACTGAACGAAGAAAACGCCGAAAGGGACTTGGAAAGTGTTGCTGGTGAGAAACAGGGTGACTCTGCAAACAAGGACTCTGTTAAGGTGTACGAGGAGAAGATTCTCGTCATTATGGCCGGAGATGACAAACCCACATTCTTGGCCACCCCGAAAGCCTCCTCTGTTACTCGCTGTGTTCCCAACCATTTTGAGGAAAACCTCGAAAACCATGTGACTTCTGAGAAATTAGAGAAAAACCCTGTTCAACAACCTACGTCTCCGCAACCACAAGAAACAACGCAACAACAGAGCCTGCCACGACAATAA
- the LOC100794431 gene encoding zinc finger protein CONSTANS-LIKE 4 yields MASKLCDSCKSATATLYCRPDAAFLCGACDSKVHAANKLASRHPRVALCEVCEQAPAHVTCKADAAALCLACDRDIHSANPLASRHERIPVSPFFESVHSVKASSPINFLDDHRFFSDADADVSTEEAEAASWLLPNPKTDLNSSQYLFSETEPVPYIDLDYAAVDPKAEQKSSATADGVVPVQSNFEPFAYGYKYNTTLSQSQMSQSVSSSSMEVGVVPDGNTMSETSNCSYSKVPPVTVTVTAQFSAADREARVLRYREKRKNRKFEKTIRYASRKAYAEARPRIKGRFAKRTDPDPLAGYGVVPSC; encoded by the exons ATGGCTTCCAAGCTCTGCGACTCATGCAAATCCGCCACTGCTACCTTGTACTGCCGCCCTGACGCCGCGTTCCTCTGCGGCGCCTGCGATTCTAAGGTCCACGCCGCCAACAAGCTCGCGTCGCGCCACCCGCGCGTGGCGCTCTGCGAGGTGTGCGAGCAGGCCCCGGCGCACGTAACCTGCAAGGCTGATGCCGCCGCGCTCTGCCTTGCCTGCGACCGCGACATCCACTCCGCCAACCCCCTCGCCAGCCGCCACGAGCGCATCCCCGTCTCACCGTTCTTCGAGTCCGTACACTCCGTCAAGGCCTCCTCGCCGATCAACTTCCTAGATGACCACCGCTTCTTCTCCGACGCCGATGCTGACGTCAGCACCGAGGAGGCCGAGGCCGCCTCCTGGCTGCTTCCTAATCCGAAGACAGATCTAAATTCCTCTCAGTACTTGTTCTCCGAAACCGAGCCGGTTCCTTACATAGATCTGGATTATGCTGCCGTGGATCCTAAGGCGGAGCAGAAAAGCTCCGCCACCGCCGACGGCGTCGTTCCCGTGCAGAGCAACTTCGAGCCATTCGCCTACGGTTACAAGTACAATACCACTCTCTCACAGTCTCAGATGAGCCAGAGT gtaTCGTCGTCGTCGATGGAGGTTGGAGTCGTGCCGGACGGGAACACAATGTCGGAGACATCGAACTGCAGCTACAGCAAGGTGCCTCCGGTGACGGTGACGGTGACGGCGCAGTTCTCGGCGGCGGATAGGGAGGCGAGAGTGTTGAGGTACAGGGAGAAGAGGAAGAACCGTAAGTTCGAGAAGACGATTCGTTACGCATCGAGAAAAGCATATGCGGAGGCGAGGCCAAGGATCAAAGGGAGGTTTGCGAAACGCACTGACCCGGACCCTCTGGCTGGATACGGCGTCGTTCCGTCGTGTTGA
- the LOC100797070 gene encoding probable protein phosphatase 2C 59 — MGYLNSVLSSSSQVHVADDAIVSGGGLSHNGKFSYGYASSPGKRSSMEDFYETRIDGVEGEIVGLFGVFDGHGGARAAEYVKKNLFSNLISHPKFISDTKSAITDAYNHTDTELLKSENSHNRDAGSTASTAILVGDRLLVANVGDSRAVICRGGNAIAVSRDHKPDQTDERQRIEEAGGFVMWAGTWRVGGVLAVSRAFGDRLLKQYVVADPEIQEEKVDSSLEFLILASDGLWDVVSNEEAVAMIKPIEDAEEAAKRLMQEAYQRGSADNITCVVVRFLMNQGGSKELVAYPHNSSSAGKNPSVEGLCDI, encoded by the exons ATGGGTTATCTCAATTCAGTTTTGTCATCTTCAAGCCAGGTTCATGTTGCAGATGATGCAATTGTGAGCGGCGGGGGTCTAAG TCACAATGGAAAATTCAGCTACGGGTATGCTAGCTCTCCTGGCAAGAGATCTTCAATGGAAGATTTTTATGAGACAAGAATTGATGGTGTTGAAGGTGAAATTGTTGGCCTTTTCGGAGTTTTTGATG GTCATGGTGGTGCTCGTGCTGCTGAGTATGTCAAGAAAAACCTGTTTAGTAATTTGATCAGTCACCCAAAATTCATTTCTGACACCAAATCAGCAATAA CTGATGCATACAATCATACTGACACTGAGTTGCTGAAATCAGAAAATAGCCATAACAGAGATGCAGGATCAACTGCTTCCACTGCTATTTTAGTTGGTGACCGCTTGCTTGTTGCAAATGTTGGGGATTCCAGAGCTGTTATATGCAGGGGTGGTAATG CCATTGCTGTTTCTCGAGATCACAAACCAGACCAAACTGATGAGAGGCAAAGGATTGAAGAAGCAGGAGGCTTTGTTATGTGGGCAG GAACTTGGAGAGTTGGAGGTGTTCTTGCTGTTTCTCGTGCATTTGGTGATAGACTCCTGAAGCAGTATGTTGTTGCTGATCCAGAAATTCAG GAAGAAAAAGTTGACAGCTCCCTTGAGTTTCTTATTCTGGCCAGTGACGGGCTATGGGATGTTGTCTCTAATGAG GAAGCTGTTGCTATGATAAAGCCAATTGAGGATGCAGAGGAGGCAGCAAAGAGGCTGATGCAAGAAGCATATCAGAGAGGTAGTGCTGACAATATCACATGTGTTGTTGTTCGTTTCTTGATGAACCAAGGTGGATCCAAAGAGTTAGTAGCTTATCCTCATAATAGTAGCTCTGCGGGTAAGAATCCTTCAGTAGAAGGTTTGTGTGATATATAG